One window of the Rosa rugosa chromosome 3, drRosRugo1.1, whole genome shotgun sequence genome contains the following:
- the LOC133738777 gene encoding extra-large guanine nucleotide-binding protein 1-like: MAAALASKGADFDVESYEDLSAELEYQGPPVGYEIPHAFPIDIHRIPTAAPVSSPIAKSSQSKKARVESKLGDEVKAVLDSGEEKGVRSEVGSSGELGCGKLEGEDGGEGDWGSTESGLSSRSVSSEVFSGREEAGVDEIVPHHVKRPSTVTFRDPDSNDIVVQEVEFNASDGDESLQVRPRVERNGKKGLCYRCGKGNKFTEKEVCIVCGAKYCFDCVLKAMGSMPEGRKCVTCIRFGIDESRRESIGKSSRMLGRLLTKAQVEVVMKAEISCQANQLPCNLVFVNDEPLTQEELGRLQGCRNPPKNLKPGNYWYDNVSGFWGKVGHRPCQVISPQLDVGGHLKQNACNGDTKIMINGRVITKLEVFMLQMAGVPCEDKINYWVSADGSYQEEGLNRVRGKIWDTKMKLVHNILSLPIHTPAEEDRNFIEEKLLDKLVLVGYHKSGSSTIFKQAKFLYNVPFSGDERQNIKFMIQSRLYSYLGILLEGREWFEEESLVENRKGELQDEPGPSGITSQLDSKTTYTIGPRLESFADWLLKNMISGTLEAIFPAAPREYAPFVEELWNHPAIQATYNRRNELKMLPIPAAYFLNRAVEISRTDYEPSDMDILYAEGITSSNSLNTMEFLLTRSSERSNLDTFYQHNPLQRYQLIRVHSLGGSCKLLEMFEDVDMVIFCVALTDYDEFCEDASGVSINKMMASKQLFESIATHPAFDQKHFLLILNKLDLLEEKIDQVPLTRCEWFNDFNPATSHNPNSSNNNSNNPTLAHRAFQYIAMKFKRLFHTQTDRKLFVSLVTALEPDTVDEALRYASEILRCEEEVTSLINEYSSEYSSDGDASSTA, translated from the exons ATGGCTGCTGCTTTGGCTTCAAAAGGTGCTGATTTTGATGTCGAGAGTTACGAGGATTTGAGCGCGGAGTTGGAGTATCAAGGTCCTCCGGTGGGTTATGAAATCCCACATGCGTTTCCGATTGACATTCACCGAATCCCGACTGCTGCACCGGTTTCTTCACCCATTGCGAAGTCCAGTCAGAGCAAGAAGGCCAGAGTCGAGTCTAAACTTGGGGATGAAGTAAAGGCGGTTCTTGATTCAGGTGAAGAGAAGGGTGTGCGTAGTGAAGTTGGGAGCTCTGGAGAATTGGGTTGTGGAAAGTTGGAGGGTGAGGATGGTGGAGAAGGTGATTGGGGATCAACAGAGTCTGGGTTGAGCTCAAGAAGTGTTTCATCTGAGGTTTTCTCTGGCAGAGAGGAAGCTGGTGTGGATGAGATTGTTCCTCACCATGTGAAAAGGCCATCGACTGTGACTTTTCGCGATCCGGATTCGAATGATATAGTTGTGCAGGAAGTGGAGTTCAATGCCTCTGATGGGGATGAGAGTTTGCAAGTGAGGCCGAGGGTGGAGAGAAATGGGAAGAAGGGGTTGTGCTATCGATGTGGGAAAGggaacaagttcactgagaaggAGGTGTGCATTGTTTGTGGTGCAAAGTATTGCTTTGATTGTGTGCTGAAGGCAATGGGGTCAATGCCGGAAGGAAGGAAATGTGTTACTTGCATTCGGTTTGGGATTGATGAGTCGAGGCGAGAGAGTATTGGCAAGTCTTCTAGGATGCTCGGGCGGCTTCTGACTAAGGCGCAAGTGGAAGTGGTCATGAAAGCTGAGATATCATGCCAAGCAAATCAACTGCCATGCAATCTTGTTTTCGTGAACGACGAGCCTCTTACACAAGAAGAGCTCGGTAGATTGCAAGGTTGCAGAAACCCTCCAAAAAATCTAAAACCAGGAAATTATTGGTATGATAATGTATCCGGTTTTTGGggaaag GTTGGGCATAGGCCTTGCCAAGTTATAAGCCCCCAGCTGGATGTTGGGGGCCATTTAAAGCAAAATGCTTGTAATGGGGACACAAAAATAATGATAAACGGTCGAGTGATCACCAAATTAGAGGTCTTCATGCTGCAG ATGGCAGGAGTGCCATGTGAAGACAAAATCAACTACTGGGTGAGTGCAGATGGATCCTATCAGGAAGAGGGATTGAATAGGGTCAGAGGAAAGATATGGGACACA AAAATGAAGCTGGTTCATAATATCTTGTCTTTACCAATTCATACTCCTGCGGAAGAAGACAGAAACTTTATTGAAGAGAAACTGCTCGACAAACTTGTTTTAGTTGGGTATCATAAATCTGGCTCGAGCACTATATTTAAACAG GCAAAGTTTTTGTATAATGTTCCTTTTTCGGGAGATGAGCGCCAAAATATTAAGTTCATGATCCAAAGCAGATTGTACAGTTATCTTGGTATACTGCTTGAGGGGCGTGAATGGTTTGAAGAAGAAAGTTTGGTTGAAAACAGAAAAGGAGAGCTTCAAGATGAACCTGGTCCTTCAG GAATTACAAGCCAGCTGGACAGTAAAACAACATATACCATTGGCCCAAGACTGGAATCTTTTGCAGATTGGCTGCTAAAGAATATGATATCAGGTACTTTGGAAGCCATATTTCCTGCGGCTCCTCGTGAATATGCACCGTTTGTTGAGGAGTTGTGGAATCATCCAGCTATTCAAGCCACATACAACCGGAGGAATGAATTAAAAATGCTACCCATTCCAGCTGCATATTTTCTTAATCGG GCTGTAGAAATTTCAAGGACTGATTATGAGCCCTCAGACATGGACATCTTGTACGCAGAGGGAATTACCTCGTCCAACAGCCTTAATACCATGGAATTTTTATTGACTAGATCATCTGAACGTAGCAATCTGGACACTTTCTATCAGCATAATCCTTTGCAAAG GTATCAACTCATTAGAGTGCATAGCCTTGGAGGAAGTTGCAAGTTGCTGGagatgtttgaagatgttgaTATGGTCATATTTTGTGTTGCTTTGACAGACTACGATGAGTTTTGTGAAGATGCTAGTGGGGTATCCATAAACAAGATGATGGCAAGTAAGCAGCTGTTTGAAAGCATTGCAACTCATCCGGCTTTTGATCAGAAACACTTCCTTCTGATACTCAACAAGCTTGATCTGCTCGAAGAAAAGATTGACCAAGTCCCTCTCACTCGATGCGAATGGTTTAATGACTTCAATCCAGCAACCAGTCATAATCCCAACAGTAGTAATAATAACAGTAATAACCCTACACTGGCTCACCGAGCCTTTCAGTATATTGCAATGAAGTTCAAAAGACTATTTCATACTCAAACAGATAGAAAGTTGTTTGTTTCCCTAGTTACTGCATTAGAGCCTGATACTGTGGATGAAGCTCTCAGATATGCTAGTGAGATTCTAAGATGTGAGGAAGAGGTAACCAGTTTAATTAATGAGTACTCTTCGGAGTACTCTTCGGATGGTGATGCCAGTTCTACAGCTTAA